The Methanomicrobiales archaeon HGW-Methanomicrobiales-1 genome includes a region encoding these proteins:
- a CDS encoding ATPase — MPEVQLRVDSAYPGDQGGGKARLDPETMLLLKISPGDLVAIEGKRRTVAKVWRALVEDWNQRKIRIDNFTRQNAGVAIGDTVKVIKISEEVEARRVVLAPPEDLPKKIPIANNPHVVNGLIDFPVTINDSVPIMLGLPFIQPQIVAFKVVEIEPEEAVIITKNTTIEFSDKPAAGFEGIKRFSYEDIGGLKDELQRLRETIELPLRHPELFQKLGIEPPKGVLLYGPPGTGKTLIAKAVASESGAHFISIAGPEVISKYYGESEQRLREVFEEARENAPSIIFIDELDSIAPRREEVTGEVERRVVAQLLTMMDGLEERGQVVVIGATNRVDAIDAALRRPGRFDREIEIGVPGEPDRIDILKIHCRGMPLSEDVSLEVLAQQTHGFVGADLAALAREAAIRALRRYLPDLSEHLDAEEIPQEILDTLKVYASDFRSAQRDVGPSAMREVMLEVSHVKWQNVGGLETAKTEVREAVELPLTDRQKFEDLGIQPPRGILLYGPPGTGKTLIAKAVASESGANFIPVRGPQLLSKWVGESERAVREVFKKARQVAPSIIFFDEIDALAPARGSNSDSHVSDNVLNQILTEMDGLEELKDVVVMGATNRPDIVDPALLRAGRFDRLVYIGEPTTEDRKKIINIHSRFMPLEGSALEEVVSLCGKYSEEMLAELVEKLGKDKTITADEMKAAITPATDDAAGIPAGTRRRRLIELLGEKNLTVTDPAREILAVNLAAITEGFVGSDLESICREAGMLALRENAAAVATRHFEEAQKKVHPMMNERLREYYTRIQQHFKGGLPKQVQPPEYQ; from the coding sequence ATGCCTGAAGTTCAATTGAGAGTGGATTCCGCGTACCCCGGCGACCAGGGTGGCGGAAAGGCCCGGCTCGATCCTGAGACGATGCTCCTGCTGAAGATCTCGCCCGGCGATCTGGTGGCAATCGAAGGAAAGCGCCGCACCGTGGCCAAGGTCTGGAGGGCTCTTGTCGAGGACTGGAACCAGCGCAAGATCCGGATCGATAATTTTACCCGGCAGAATGCCGGTGTCGCGATTGGCGATACGGTCAAGGTCATAAAAATCTCCGAGGAAGTAGAAGCCAGGCGGGTCGTGCTTGCTCCCCCGGAAGATCTCCCGAAGAAAATACCGATAGCAAATAACCCGCACGTGGTCAACGGCCTGATCGATTTCCCCGTGACCATCAACGATTCCGTGCCGATCATGCTGGGGCTTCCCTTTATCCAGCCCCAGATCGTGGCATTCAAGGTCGTGGAGATCGAGCCGGAAGAAGCCGTCATCATCACCAAGAATACCACGATCGAGTTCTCGGACAAACCCGCAGCCGGCTTTGAAGGCATCAAGCGGTTCTCATACGAGGACATCGGCGGCCTGAAAGACGAGCTCCAGCGGCTCCGCGAAACGATCGAGCTCCCGCTCCGGCACCCGGAACTTTTCCAGAAACTGGGCATCGAACCCCCCAAGGGCGTGCTCCTGTACGGTCCGCCGGGCACAGGAAAGACCCTGATCGCAAAGGCGGTTGCCAGCGAGAGCGGGGCGCATTTCATCTCAATCGCCGGCCCCGAGGTCATCTCGAAATATTACGGTGAGAGCGAGCAGCGGCTCCGCGAGGTCTTTGAAGAGGCGCGGGAGAACGCTCCCTCGATCATCTTCATCGACGAACTCGACTCCATTGCCCCCCGGCGCGAGGAAGTGACCGGGGAAGTTGAGCGCCGGGTTGTTGCCCAGCTCTTAACCATGATGGACGGGCTCGAGGAACGCGGGCAGGTGGTCGTGATCGGCGCAACGAACCGCGTAGATGCGATCGATGCCGCACTCCGCCGGCCCGGCCGCTTTGACCGGGAGATCGAGATCGGGGTGCCGGGCGAACCGGACCGGATCGATATCCTGAAGATCCACTGCCGGGGCATGCCACTCTCGGAAGACGTGAGCCTTGAGGTTCTTGCCCAGCAGACCCACGGGTTTGTCGGCGCAGACCTTGCAGCCCTTGCCCGCGAGGCGGCCATCCGCGCCCTGCGCAGGTACCTGCCCGACCTCTCCGAACATCTCGATGCCGAGGAGATCCCGCAGGAGATTCTCGATACGCTCAAGGTCTATGCCAGTGACTTCCGCAGCGCCCAGCGCGATGTGGGGCCGAGCGCGATGCGCGAAGTGATGCTCGAAGTCTCGCATGTAAAATGGCAGAACGTGGGCGGGCTGGAGACCGCAAAAACAGAAGTGCGCGAAGCCGTCGAGCTCCCGCTCACCGACCGGCAGAAATTCGAAGATCTTGGCATCCAGCCCCCGCGGGGTATCCTGCTCTACGGTCCGCCGGGAACAGGAAAGACCCTGATTGCAAAGGCAGTCGCGTCCGAGAGCGGCGCGAATTTCATCCCCGTCCGGGGACCCCAGCTCTTATCCAAGTGGGTGGGCGAGAGCGAACGGGCGGTCCGCGAGGTCTTCAAGAAGGCCCGGCAGGTTGCGCCGTCGATCATCTTCTTCGATGAGATCGATGCCCTTGCCCCGGCCCGGGGATCGAACAGCGATTCGCATGTCAGCGACAATGTGCTCAACCAGATCTTAACCGAGATGGACGGCCTCGAGGAACTCAAGGATGTCGTGGTCATGGGCGCAACGAACCGCCCGGACATCGTGGACCCGGCCCTGCTCCGTGCAGGACGCTTCGACCGGCTCGTGTATATCGGCGAGCCCACGACCGAGGACCGGAAGAAGATCATCAATATCCACAGCCGCTTCATGCCGCTCGAAGGCTCGGCGCTCGAAGAGGTTGTCAGCCTCTGCGGGAAATATTCAGAAGAGATGCTTGCCGAACTGGTGGAGAAGCTCGGGAAGGACAAGACGATTACGGCCGACGAGATGAAAGCCGCGATCACGCCAGCCACCGATGATGCTGCCGGCATTCCTGCCGGGACCCGGCGCCGGCGGCTCATCGAGCTGCTGGGAGAAAAGAATCTCACCGTCACCGATCCCGCCCGCGAAATCCTTGCAGTCAACCTGGCCGCCATCACGGAAGGTTTCGTAGGCTCGGACCTTGAATCGATCTGCCGCGAGGCGGGGATGCTGGCGCTGCGGGAGAACGCAGCAGCCGTTGCGACGCGTCACTTTGAGGAAGCGCAGAAGAAGGTGCACCCGATGATGAACGAGCGTCTCCGGGAATATTACACGAGAATCCAGCAGCACTTCAAAGGCGGGTTGCCCAAGCAGGTGCAGCCGCCGGAATATCAGTAA
- a CDS encoding TIGR00299 family protein: MRILVFDPFHGAAGDMITGALLDCGADRPLVLKAMQAVVAEPGISTVNRAGIRALKVDTHATPVHRTLAEVMQRIDTAAGDVPGPALAMARRVFARINAAEEEVHGAHAHFHEVGADDAIADIIGACTALHSLAVDGVMVMPITTGHGTATGSHGTFPIPAPATALILKAVGLISAPGSHMGELCTPTGAALLAEFATLAVPRPAAYTILSVGYGAGTRDPQHAPNVLRAMLVEPAPETGEMAEDCVDILETNVDDVTGEVIAHAITRFMEAGARDASAQPVIMKKGRPGYLIRVISLRETSPALAELMARELGTLGIRCSPAIHRFIAERTIDEINVTIAGQQRTMPVKCGWMHGECYTLKAEFDPARDWAGELGIPIKDVLRAIEEAGWKNLRTKNNGAGDP; this comes from the coding sequence ATGCGTATCCTCGTTTTCGATCCATTCCACGGCGCGGCAGGCGACATGATCACAGGAGCCCTGCTCGACTGCGGGGCGGACCGCCCGCTCGTCCTTAAGGCCATGCAGGCCGTGGTTGCCGAGCCGGGGATATCAACGGTGAACCGGGCCGGCATCCGGGCCCTGAAAGTCGATACCCACGCCACGCCGGTCCACCGGACGCTGGCCGAGGTGATGCAGCGGATCGATACCGCAGCCGGGGACGTGCCGGGCCCGGCCCTTGCGATGGCCCGCCGGGTCTTTGCACGGATTAACGCAGCCGAAGAAGAAGTCCACGGGGCCCATGCCCACTTCCACGAGGTCGGTGCTGATGATGCGATTGCCGATATCATCGGGGCCTGCACGGCCCTGCACTCGCTTGCAGTTGACGGCGTCATGGTTATGCCCATCACGACCGGCCACGGGACTGCCACCGGGTCGCACGGAACATTCCCCATCCCGGCACCGGCAACCGCCCTGATCCTGAAAGCTGTCGGCCTCATCTCCGCTCCCGGGAGCCACATGGGAGAACTCTGCACGCCCACCGGCGCTGCACTTCTCGCGGAATTTGCCACGCTCGCGGTTCCCCGGCCCGCTGCCTACACGATTCTCTCGGTAGGGTACGGTGCGGGAACCCGGGATCCCCAGCACGCCCCCAATGTCCTGCGGGCCATGCTCGTGGAACCAGCTCCCGAAACCGGGGAGATGGCCGAGGACTGCGTAGACATCCTCGAAACCAATGTTGATGACGTGACCGGCGAAGTGATCGCCCACGCAATCACCCGCTTCATGGAAGCCGGTGCCCGCGACGCAAGCGCCCAGCCGGTGATCATGAAGAAGGGAAGGCCCGGGTATCTCATCCGGGTCATCAGCCTCCGGGAGACGAGTCCCGCCCTTGCCGAACTAATGGCACGCGAGCTCGGCACACTGGGCATCCGGTGTTCCCCGGCGATCCACCGCTTCATCGCTGAGCGCACCATTGACGAAATCAATGTCACCATCGCAGGACAGCAGCGGACAATGCCGGTCAAGTGCGGGTGGATGCACGGCGAATGCTACACGCTCAAGGCAGAGTTCGACCCGGCCCGCGACTGGGCCGGCGAGCTGGGAATCCCGATCAAAGATGTGCTCCGGGCGATCGAAGAAGCGGGATGGAAGAACCTCCGCACTAAAAACAATGGCGCCGGTGACCCATGA
- the radB gene encoding DNA repair and recombination protein RadB has product MKTDKQTSGNAAFDKLLGGGLEVRTVTQLYGEPASGKSTLCTIAAVATLRAGQAVVYIDSEGFSIERFRQIAGEDTEKIADRLFLFEPLDFEHQGQVISEAEKILKTQKVGLLVMDSATALYRTDLEKGRDAIQLLTKQMIHLLGYAKRYGMPVIITNQVYMDTGKNTWYGLGGFALEHLSKIIVRIEKTDIQGRRRARLVKHRSQPEGASFEFEIVEEGIAVK; this is encoded by the coding sequence ATGAAGACCGATAAGCAGACCAGCGGGAATGCGGCATTCGACAAGCTGCTGGGCGGCGGGCTCGAAGTGCGGACCGTCACGCAGCTCTATGGCGAACCGGCGAGCGGGAAGAGTACGCTCTGCACGATTGCCGCTGTCGCTACCCTCCGGGCGGGCCAGGCGGTCGTGTACATCGACTCCGAAGGCTTCTCCATCGAGCGGTTCCGGCAGATTGCCGGGGAAGATACCGAGAAGATCGCCGACCGGCTCTTCCTCTTCGAACCCCTTGACTTCGAACACCAGGGACAGGTAATTTCAGAAGCGGAAAAAATTCTCAAGACGCAGAAAGTGGGACTGCTGGTCATGGACTCGGCAACCGCACTCTACCGCACCGATCTGGAAAAAGGCCGGGATGCAATCCAGCTCCTCACCAAGCAGATGATCCACCTGCTGGGATATGCCAAGCGCTACGGCATGCCGGTCATCATCACCAACCAGGTATACATGGACACCGGCAAGAACACCTGGTACGGCCTCGGGGGATTTGCACTCGAACACCTCTCGAAAATTATTGTCCGCATCGAAAAGACGGACATACAGGGGCGCCGCCGGGCCCGGCTCGTCAAGCACCGGTCCCAGCCCGAGGGGGCATCGTTCGAGTTCGAGATCGTGGAAGAGGGCATCGCGGTAAAATAA
- a CDS encoding diaminopimelate epimerase has product MEIPFTKLQGNGNDFVLIDEYEKTIIPDDMKAGFAKTYCDRRFGIGADGILYLMKSENGNLRMRILQPDESEAEMCGNGIRCLAKYAFDAGYAKGSCTVDTLAGPVGVEMAYRNDTFVATISMPTPKFGRPDIPAPGKGEYKEHIGVFDVYAANTGVPHAVVVVDDVENVNVEALAPPIRHHESFTKGANVNFVQKTGDDSIRIRTFERGVEGETLSCGTGATASAAVVHHLGLRGETVKVETEGGPLVIYLKDGAKMEGPAETVFSGVIRF; this is encoded by the coding sequence ATGGAAATACCATTCACCAAACTGCAGGGCAATGGCAATGATTTTGTGCTGATCGATGAATACGAAAAGACGATCATTCCCGACGATATGAAAGCCGGTTTTGCAAAAACTTATTGCGACCGCCGGTTCGGGATCGGCGCTGACGGGATCCTGTATTTGATGAAATCCGAAAACGGGAACCTGCGGATGCGCATCCTCCAGCCCGATGAGAGCGAAGCCGAGATGTGCGGCAATGGCATCCGGTGCCTGGCAAAATATGCCTTCGATGCCGGTTATGCCAAAGGTTCCTGCACGGTCGATACCCTTGCCGGTCCCGTGGGCGTTGAGATGGCGTACCGCAACGATACCTTCGTTGCCACCATCAGCATGCCTACCCCGAAGTTCGGCAGGCCGGATATTCCCGCACCGGGCAAGGGCGAATACAAAGAACATATCGGTGTTTTCGATGTCTATGCCGCCAACACCGGCGTCCCGCACGCGGTCGTGGTTGTTGATGATGTGGAGAACGTGAATGTCGAAGCGCTCGCACCGCCCATCCGCCACCATGAATCGTTTACCAAAGGCGCAAACGTGAACTTCGTCCAGAAGACCGGTGATGACAGCATCCGGATCCGCACGTTCGAACGCGGGGTTGAGGGAGAGACGCTCTCCTGCGGCACCGGGGCAACGGCATCGGCAGCAGTCGTCCACCACCTCGGGCTTAGAGGGGAAACGGTGAAGGTGGAGACCGAGGGCGGACCGCTGGTCATTTACTTAAAAGACGGCGCAAAGATGGAAGGCCCGGCCGAGACCGTTTTTTCCGGCGTCATCCGGTTCTGA
- a CDS encoding ribose 1,5-bisphosphate isomerase — translation MLPVETAEKIKSMEIRGAGRIARAAADALKNEALGSKALITAAFTVEMERAAELLVATRPTAVSLPNAVHMVMAGLDRAKTVDEARASVVQRADAFIQSSQHAVEKIAEFGARHIRDGDTILTHCNSEVALACIIEAHRSGKDIEVFATEVRPRNQGLITLRTLNDVGIKTNYIVDSAVRSFINDIDLVIVGADAVTVNGAVVNKIGTSQVAHSAHEARVNVLVAAETYKFAPRTIIGEMIQIEERAAAEVLPDEIARTLPYVTVRNPAFDVTPAEYIDLIVTEQGAIPPQMAYVIIKEYLGWDIGEFNKTFEMNTVQSE, via the coding sequence ATGTTACCTGTTGAAACTGCAGAGAAGATAAAGAGCATGGAGATCCGGGGTGCGGGCCGGATTGCGCGGGCAGCAGCCGATGCCCTGAAAAATGAGGCCCTGGGCTCGAAAGCATTGATCACCGCAGCATTCACGGTTGAGATGGAGCGGGCCGCGGAGCTGCTGGTTGCAACCCGGCCCACGGCAGTCTCGCTCCCGAATGCAGTCCATATGGTGATGGCCGGTCTCGACCGGGCAAAGACCGTGGATGAGGCACGGGCCAGTGTTGTCCAGCGGGCGGATGCGTTTATCCAGTCCTCCCAGCACGCGGTGGAGAAGATCGCAGAGTTCGGCGCCCGGCATATCCGCGATGGCGACACGATCCTCACGCACTGCAACTCGGAAGTAGCACTCGCGTGCATCATCGAGGCGCACCGGAGCGGAAAGGATATCGAGGTCTTTGCTACCGAAGTGCGCCCGAGAAACCAGGGGCTCATCACCCTCCGGACCCTCAACGATGTGGGCATTAAGACGAATTACATTGTGGATTCTGCCGTGCGGTCGTTCATCAACGACATCGACCTTGTCATTGTCGGGGCCGATGCGGTGACCGTGAACGGAGCGGTGGTCAACAAGATCGGCACCTCACAGGTAGCGCATTCGGCGCATGAGGCGCGGGTGAATGTGCTCGTGGCTGCCGAGACGTACAAGTTTGCGCCCCGCACGATCATCGGCGAAATGATCCAGATAGAGGAACGGGCAGCAGCAGAGGTACTGCCGGATGAGATTGCGCGGACCCTGCCCTACGTGACCGTCCGCAACCCGGCGTTCGATGTCACTCCTGCGGAGTATATCGATCTGATCGTAACCGAGCAGGGTGCGATTCCCCCCCAGATGGCGTACGTGATCATCAAGGAGTATCTTGGCTGGGACATCGGCGAATTCAATAAAACCTTTGAGATGAATACCGTACAAAGCGAATAG